A region from the Corticium candelabrum chromosome 14, ooCorCand1.1, whole genome shotgun sequence genome encodes:
- the LOC134190300 gene encoding complement C5-like, whose translation MIFEQKDLRLLSDDQGTKHIVFDNGEYDEFPLNKHLCVIANVKEKASGVELSKLDNSAVFTDHLVKLDCDLMSSFYRPSFPLQMQIRARDPNGETLKHVEILVTEPDGHVKRKKTGDNGIANVAINLGNVSGDIDILVKAKDQTLGDICKFHEFCSPCSQQITVKPKFVGKIEVGDYGDFEITKTSCDNRILHITAVVVARGRIQSSQHVQTERDIVTTFQVVITPQLANRFCVIVYYIDRCGGGSHVISDFACAETEKACGNEISLEIVGSKEVNPGSDLTLNINVACPNSDVVLLAVDKRVSTINSENKFSRDEMFEALNKCSTSCGRTVASSDGIFDVVGLTAISGTNFNPQCSCCTQSCSKVCLRDDDQCVSNRQKRSIVSG comes from the exons ATGATTTTTGAGCAAAAAGACCTTCGTTTACTATCAGAT GATCAAGGAACTAAGCACATAGTATTTGATAATGGAGAATATGACGAGTTTCCTCTCAACAAgcatttgtgtgttattgCTAATGTAAAGGAGAAAGCTAGTGGCGTTGAATTGTCTAAGTTAGACAATTCTGCAGTATTCACGGACCATCTTGTTAAGCTTGACTGCGATCTTATGTCATCATTCTACAGACCAAGTTTTCCTTTACAGATGCAG ATTCGTGCTCGTGATCCAAATGGAGAAACTTTAAAACATGTCGAGATTTTGGTGACAGAACCCGATGGTCATGTTAAGAGAAAGAAAACAGGTGATAACGGTAtagccaatgttgccatcaacTTAGGAAACGTCAGTGGCGATATTGATATTCTGGTCAAAGCCAAAGACCAAACACTTGGAGATATATGCAAATTTCATGAATTCTGTTCTCCATGCAGTCAACAAATTACAGTCAAGCCAAAATTCGTGGGCAAAATTGAA gTTGGTGATTATGGTGATTTTGAGATTACTAAGACCAGCTGTGACAACAGAATA TTGCATATCACAGCGGTTGTTGTTGCCAGAGGACGCATTCAGTCCTCACAGCATGTccaaacagagagagacatTGTCACCACTTTCCAAGTTGTCATAACGCCTCAGTTGGCCAATCGATTTTGCGTTATTGTATACTATATTGATCGATGCGGAGGTGGAAGTCATGTCATTTCTGACTTTGCTTGCGCTGAGACAGAGAAGGCTTGCGGCAATGAG ATTTCTCTTGAGATTGTGGGTAGCAAAGAGGTTAACCCTGGCAGCGACCTGACACTGAACATCAATGTGGCATGTCCAAACTCTGATGTTGTGCTGTTAGCTGTCGACAAACGTGTCTCCACTATTAATAGTGAAAACAAGTTTTCAAGAGATGAG ATGTTTGAAGCTTTGAATAAATGTTCAACTTCGTGTGGTCGCACAGTTGCAAGCTCAGACGGAATATTTGAC GTTGTTGGATTGACAGCAATTTCAGGCACAAACTTTAATCCGCAATGCAGTTGTTGCACACAGTCGTGTTCAAAAGTCTGTTTGAGAGATG ATGATCAATGTGTAAGCAACCGACAAAAGCGATCTATAGTATCAGGTTAA
- the LOC134189652 gene encoding alpha-1-macroglobulin-like, whose protein sequence is MKFIDIADKIKFCAAEYRKQLSGKSELISTAKTAHDAFDWHRCCMRNVRRKRSIVYPIRNHFWLRWRWFLPHKWFQYYRITNGNQTSITKVVRLPGSITEWSIYGLSQCCATGFCVSEPIEITVFKPHYVKCHLPYSLKRQEQVSVACSVSNYNYYPLNACFSIHDYSTNSLCTSSGIGNKFTPVCSYIPKSDTMTILIPLVPLEVGTAELAVKMLTVSAGDILIQNVRVVPEGVTRSYSYAAELDPQGLNMNVSGGCSLRQRPDLRLGKCFKSVSREGSCVDLIKDNITREDCCIGRSASFSVAFHSGSNCELCPSKQEIHFCEEKCACANTKQNRTQVNYFYVRAPENFVADSEKAWLGVTGKYYSIEEHTESKFQHIQGIEDILKLPGSHGEANMKLFGPNCATVSFMASTNPGSEIPYLSRLKQSYQYQLRYRKKDSGGFAIWQHSEASTWLSSFVLRTMCCARKFIQVDPNVVSGLINFLGTRQNASGKILEPRTVFSREMLGGVQEDGVSITAYTIMSLLECCSPKERPMLVLKVCPAVTYMLNEVRANRVQRPYAQAVVYLALLKACNYSDCGICKRERVCDFAVVQKLRRELFKKSKIGEDGSRHWEADTSVGKAYWYKRQPSAISVEMTSYVLEACLDVSDCQCAASVGKWLNSVRNSQGTFISTQVIQSLHISMNLLCQFVTMTI, encoded by the exons ATGAAATTTATTGACATTGCAGACAAGATAAAGTTTTGTGCTGCAGAGTACCGAAAGCAACTTAGTGGAAAATCAGAACTAATCAGCACTGCCAAGACCGCACACGATGCTTTTGATTGGCACCGGTGTTGCATGAGAA ATGTCAGGAGAAAGCGATCAATCGTTTATCCAATTAGAAATCATTTCTGGTTGAGGTGGAGATGGTTTTTACCACATAAATGGTTCCAATACTATCGTATCACCAATGG TAATCAAACTTCAATTACTAAAGTGGTAAGACTTCCTGGCTCTATCACTGAGTGGTCAATCTACGGTCTGTCTCAGTGTTGTGCTACTGGATTCTGTGTGTCGGAGCCAATTGAAATCACCGTCTTTAAGCCACATTATGTGAAATGTCACTTACCTTACTCTTTGAAGCGTCAGGAACAAGTATCAGTGGCGTGTTCTGTATCCAACTACAACTATTACCCACtgaat GCTTGTTTTTCAATTCACGATTATTCTACTAATAGTCTTTGCACAAGTTCTGGCATAGGGAACAAGTTTACACCTGTTTGTTCTTACATTCCAAAGTCTGACACAATGACGATACTTATTCCGTTGGTGCCTCTTGAAGTAGGCACGGCAGAGCTGGCTGTTAAGATGCTTACTGTATCAGCTGGAGATATACTAATACAGAATGTCCGAGTTGTG ccCGAGGGTGTTACAAGGAGTTATAGTTATGCAGCGGAACTAGACCCTCAAG GTCTTAATATGAATGTTAGCGGAGGTTGCAGTCTTCGCCAGAGACCAG ATCTGCGATTAGGCAAATGTTTCAAGTCAGTATCTCGAGAGGGCAGTTGCGTAGATCTTATCAAAGACAACATCACAAGGGAAGATTGTTGTATCGGGCGATCTGCCAGTTTTTCGGTAGCTTTTCATAGTGGTAGTAACTGTGAATTGTGTCCGTCAAAGCAAG AAATACATTTTTGTGAAGAAAAGTGCGCTTGCGCAAACACAAAGCAAAACCGAACGCAAGTCAATTACTTCTACGTTCGAGCGCCGGAGAACTTTGTCGCTGATTCGGAGAAAGCGTGGCTGGGAGTTACTG GCAAGTACTACTCAATTGAAGAGCACACAGAAAGCAAATTTCAGCATATTCAAGGAATTGAGGATATCCTGAAGTTGCCTGGCTCACACGGAGAAGCCAATATGAAACTCTTTGGTCCCAACTGTGCAACTGTGTCGTTTATGGCTTCCACTAACCCGGGCTCAGAAATACCTTATCTTTCTCGTCTCAAACAAA GTTACCAATATCAGTTACGATATCGCAAAAAAGATTCTGGAGGATTTGCTATCTGGCAACATTCTGAAGCGTCTACTTGGTTGAGTTCATTTGTTCTTCGCACCATGTGTTGTGCAAGAAAATTTATACAAGTCGATCCTAATGTTGTCTCTGGCCTTATCAACTTTCTTGGAACTCGTCAAAATGCTTCCGGAAAGATCTTAGAGCCCAGAACAGTGTTTAGTCGAGAGATGTTG GGAGGTGTTCAGGAGGATGGTGTGTCAATAACGGCTTACACTATTATGAGCTTACTTGAGTGTTGTAGTCCTAAGGAAAGGCCAATGCTGGTG CTCAAAGTCTGTCCTGCTGTCACTTACATGCTAAATGAAGTTCGAGCCAATAGAGTACAGAGACCTTATGCTCAAGCAGTTGTTTATCTGGCATTGCTTAAAGCTTGCAACTATTCTGATTGCGGCATCTGCAAAAGGGAAAGAGTTTGTGATTTTGCTGTTGTTCAAAAACTACGACGTGAACTCTTTAAAAAGTCAAAGATTG GCGAAGATGGGTCCCGACACTGGGAAGCTGACACGTCGGTTGGGAAGGCGTATTGGTATAAACGCCAACCTTCAGCTATCTCTGTAGAAATGACTTCTTACGTTCTTGAAGCCTGTCTCGATGTGTCTGACTGCCAATGCGCAGCATCAGTTGGCAAATGGCTCAACAGCGTAAGGAACTCACAGGGTACTTTTATATCAACTCAAGTAATACAGTCTTTACATATTTCAATGAATCTTTTGTGCCAATTTGTAACTATGACGATTTAG
- the LOC134189653 gene encoding complement C3-like, with protein sequence MIHVEYNIPETEFEQCAFNLSVQGYVNKESKGAEIQFCAEYLGNNCTNMAVVELEMPTGYRACESEYRENPLCLRDILLAKGKSLKLDKYEITDKSVMFYFEKLCNDKDTCIKFWAHREFEVVHSLPVSIRAYDYDEPSEECTQFYTLDNGHSELSLLCDDSNKQRSASLCMRRRSMSQT encoded by the exons ATG ATTCATGTCGAGTACAACATTCCTGAGACTGAATTCGAGCAGTGTGCATTTAATCTCAGCGTTCAAGGCTATGTAAACAAAGAATCTAAAGGAGCAGAAATTCAGTTTTGTGCAGA ATATTTGGGAAATAATTGCACAAACATGGCTGTAGTTGAACTAGAGATGCCTACAGGATACCGCGCGTGTGAATCGGAATATAGAGAAAATCCTCTTTGTCTTAGAGAT ATACTGTTGGCTAAAGGGAAAAGCCTGAAATTGGATAAATATGAAATTACTGATAAATCAGTTATGTTTTACTTTGAAAAG CTCTGCAACGACAAAGATACATGCATCAAATTTTGGGCTCACAGAGAGTTTGAAGTAGTTCATTCTTTGCCTGTTAGCATTAGAGCTTATGACTACGACGAGCCAT CTGAGGAATGCACTCAGTTTTACACATTAGATAATGGACATTCGGAACTCTCATTGCTTTGTGATGatagcaacaaacaaagatcAGCCAGTCTGTGTATGCGGAGGAG GTCGATGTCCCAAACTTGA